TACTGATGCCGCCAGGCCGTTCCGATTGTGCGGGGTGGCAGCAGGTGGCAGCAGATGGCCCAGAAAGCCTCCGCCTTGGACCAGCTATGGACCAGCTTTTCGCAGCCTCTGAAGACGTGGAAGCGCCGGCAGATGGTCCAGGGCCTGGGCCGTCTCCTTGGCCCCCAACTTCGTGTACAGGTCCATCGTGAGGACGATCGTCGAGTGGCGGGCCAAGGTTTGGACGATCTTGGGGTGGACTCCAGAACGCACGAGATTGGTCACGTAGGTGGCACGGAGGGCGTGGAAGTCCATAACCCCGTCCGCAGTCTCAAGAGGGATCTTTGCCGCGGCCAGATCGCCCCGCAGCATTTCCGCGGCCCGGCGGTTCCATCGTCCCGGCCAAATCGGATTCCCTGCTTCCTTGGTTTTTAGCCAGGGGCCAAGTAGTTTCGCCAAGTTCATCGGCAGCGGCTGTACCACGTTCTCCTTGTTCTTCGTGGTAGACGCGCGTGCCACGATGCCGGGAGGGTCCGTTTCCAGCTTGAACGATTTCGGGTTGAGGCTGGCGAGTTCCGATGCACGAAGGCCCGAGTAGGCGGCAATGATGTACAACCATGCTCGGTCAGCGCCAGGCAGATTTTGGCTGCTCGGCCCGCGGTCCGCGGCCTTGATCAACGACGCGAACTCCTTCTCCGAAAGAACCCGCCGCCTGCGAGGTTCATCAAGCTCGG
This genomic window from Pirellulales bacterium contains:
- a CDS encoding tyrosine-type recombinase/integrase, with the protein product MASVFKKSYYKTIKGKRVKRFAQKYSIKYRDEFGHWKTTPGYTDKELTKRKAASVEHDVDCRRRGKVDPYEAPKRVPLTEHLSAYRRFLESKQDCADHVDRTIARIEAVFTWCRFTKLDDLVAYNATDRVNTYLKLRRETDGESKISNRTSNYYLTALGGFCRWAAKQGRMPQSPIGLIAKANTELDEPRRRRVLSEKEFASLIKAADRGPSSQNLPGADRAWLYIIAAYSGLRASELASLNPKSFKLETDPPGIVARASTTKNKENVVQPLPMNLAKLLGPWLKTKEAGNPIWPGRWNRRAAEMLRGDLAAAKIPLETADGVMDFHALRATYVTNLVRSGVHPKIVQTLARHSTIVLTMDLYTKLGAKETAQALDHLPALPRLQRLRKAGP